A stretch of Paludisphaera borealis DNA encodes these proteins:
- a CDS encoding Tm-1-like ATP-binding domain-containing protein — MSPSVYAIATMDTKGRELLYTADRLQSAGVSVVIVDVGTRNDPDDEADVSRQTVASFQPEDETGSSLDREERGAAISSLSRALTRFLVAEHKAGKVAGVIGLGGSGGTALITPAMRALPVGLPKLMVSTVASGDTSPYVGCTDICMMYSVVDVAGLNTVLRTVLANAAHAMAGMVKDAVAIEVERPALGLTMFGLTTPCVTEAREELEPLGYDSLVFHATGTGGRAMEQLVASGLIQGLLDVTTTEVADFLVGGVFPCTTDRFEAQIAARIPCVMSLGALDMVNFGARATVPEKYRDRLFHQHNEQVTLMRTTVDENRRFGRWIGEKLNRWRSPVSLLIPERGLSGLDAPGKPFHDPEADAALFNELEATVHQTADRTIRRFPLHINDPQFARQLVRAYLERAALGRDPK, encoded by the coding sequence ATGAGCCCTTCCGTCTATGCGATCGCCACGATGGACACCAAAGGGCGAGAGCTGCTGTACACGGCCGATCGGCTGCAGTCGGCGGGCGTGTCGGTCGTGATCGTCGACGTCGGGACGCGAAACGATCCCGACGACGAAGCGGACGTGTCGCGCCAGACCGTCGCTTCGTTTCAACCCGAGGACGAGACAGGCTCAAGCCTCGATCGCGAGGAACGGGGCGCGGCGATCTCGTCGCTCAGCAGGGCGTTGACGAGGTTTCTTGTCGCCGAGCACAAGGCGGGGAAGGTCGCGGGGGTGATCGGGCTCGGCGGCAGCGGCGGCACCGCGCTGATCACGCCGGCGATGCGCGCGTTGCCCGTCGGGTTGCCCAAGCTGATGGTCTCGACGGTCGCGAGCGGCGACACGTCGCCTTACGTCGGCTGCACCGACATCTGCATGATGTATTCCGTCGTCGACGTCGCCGGCCTGAACACCGTTTTACGGACCGTGCTGGCGAACGCCGCGCACGCGATGGCGGGGATGGTGAAGGACGCGGTCGCGATCGAGGTCGAGCGGCCTGCGCTGGGCCTGACCATGTTCGGCCTGACCACGCCTTGCGTCACGGAGGCTCGCGAAGAGCTGGAGCCCCTGGGGTACGACAGCCTGGTCTTCCACGCCACCGGGACCGGCGGCCGAGCGATGGAGCAGCTCGTCGCCTCGGGTCTGATTCAGGGGCTGCTCGACGTCACGACGACCGAAGTCGCCGACTTCCTCGTCGGCGGAGTCTTTCCATGCACGACCGACCGGTTCGAGGCCCAGATCGCGGCGCGGATTCCCTGCGTGATGAGCCTTGGCGCACTCGACATGGTCAACTTCGGCGCGCGGGCCACGGTTCCCGAGAAATATCGCGACCGCCTTTTCCACCAGCACAACGAGCAGGTCACGCTGATGCGGACGACGGTCGACGAGAACCGTCGCTTTGGCCGTTGGATCGGCGAAAAACTCAATCGCTGGCGGTCGCCGGTGTCGCTCCTGATACCGGAGCGCGGCCTGTCCGGACTCGACGCGCCGGGCAAGCCGTTTCACGACCCCGAGGCCGACGCCGCCCTGTTCAACGAGCTGGAGGCGACGGTCCACCAGACCGCCGACCGGACCATCCGGCGGTTTCCGCTGCACATCAACGACCCGCAGTTCGCCCGCCAGCTCGTTCGAGCCTATCTCGAACGGGCCGCGCTGGGTCGCGATCCGAAATGA